The following are encoded together in the Acidobacteriota bacterium genome:
- a CDS encoding ATP-binding protein has product MLRRHLTEALCAAAALNPCVTLTGPRQSGKTTLVRALFPDHLYLSLEAPDLRTRAIEDPRGFLAQGDRLILDEIQRAPDLLSYIQILVDEDDRSGRFILTGSQNILLMESVSQTLAGRTALVRLYPLSLAELLERPPVDAEHLDGDDAGGAAAVPDRSLWKTLVDGFYPRIHDRGVPAGEWLADYLRTYIERDLREVMQVSDLRSFERFMRLAAAHTGQELNLTGLASDVGITQQTAKRWLAALEIGYLATTLPPHHASYRKRLRKRPRLHFLDTGLACYLLDIRDAATLERHPLRGAIFESFVVSELIKSFAARRRDAPLYFWRDATGHEVDVLIDTGGRVIPLEVKSGRTVAADAVDGLVWWTSISGNPNRGGVLVHGGSERFEFKGVRVLPWFLR; this is encoded by the coding sequence GTGCTGCGCCGCCACCTGACCGAAGCACTCTGCGCCGCCGCGGCCCTCAACCCGTGCGTGACCCTCACCGGTCCCCGCCAGTCGGGAAAGACCACGCTCGTGCGGGCGCTCTTTCCGGACCACCTGTATCTGTCGCTCGAAGCACCGGACCTTCGCACGCGGGCAATCGAGGACCCGCGCGGTTTCCTGGCGCAGGGAGACAGACTGATCCTGGACGAGATCCAGCGCGCGCCGGATCTGCTCTCGTACATCCAGATCCTCGTCGACGAGGACGATCGGTCGGGACGGTTCATTCTGACCGGTTCCCAGAACATCCTGCTCATGGAGTCGGTTTCGCAGACGCTGGCGGGACGCACCGCCCTGGTCCGCCTGTATCCGCTGTCGCTCGCCGAGCTGCTCGAACGGCCGCCGGTGGATGCGGAGCACCTGGACGGGGATGACGCGGGCGGCGCCGCCGCGGTGCCGGACCGAAGTCTCTGGAAGACGCTGGTCGACGGCTTCTATCCGCGGATTCACGATCGGGGCGTCCCGGCCGGGGAGTGGCTTGCGGACTACCTCCGCACGTACATCGAACGGGATCTTCGCGAGGTGATGCAGGTCTCGGATCTGCGCAGCTTCGAGCGCTTCATGCGCCTCGCCGCCGCCCATACGGGGCAGGAGCTCAACCTGACCGGCCTCGCCAGTGACGTAGGGATCACCCAGCAGACGGCGAAGCGCTGGCTGGCGGCGTTGGAGATCGGCTATCTGGCGACAACGCTCCCGCCGCATCATGCGAGCTACCGCAAGCGCCTGCGTAAACGCCCGCGGTTGCACTTTCTCGATACCGGGCTCGCCTGCTACCTGCTGGACATCCGGGACGCGGCGACCCTGGAACGCCACCCGTTGCGCGGCGCCATCTTCGAGTCGTTCGTCGTATCGGAGCTGATCAAGAGCTTCGCGGCCCGGCGTCGTGACGCGCCGCTGTACTTCTGGCGGGACGCTACCGGGCACGAGGTGGATGTGCTGATCGACACTGGTGGGCGGGTCATCCCGCTCGAGGTGAAGTCGGGCCGGACCGTCGCCGCCGACGCGGTCGACGGGCTTGTCTGGTGGACGTCGATCTCCGGGAATCCGAACCGCGGCGGGGTACTGGTCCATGGAGGCAGCGAGCGCTTCGAGTTCAAGGGCGTCCGCGTGCTGCCCTGGTTCCTGCGCTGA
- a CDS encoding DUF1592 domain-containing protein, with the protein MTRRLLVLFGVWMVAGMVWLAPAATAGPGQDPAAAEPSPVAAHEALLQRYCLTCHNERLAARGTVPIALRTGDLADVPGTADVWEKVIRKLRTGSMPPAGRPRPEAEASDALAAWLETEIDRVAATHPNPGRTEPLHRLNRTEYQNAIRDLLAFDVDAAALVPADDQSYGFDNIAGVLKVSPTLLERYMNAARTISRLAVGASPLAPAGETFRIVSDLSQYQHRDGLPFGTRGGMSVEYNFPRDAEYEIELELLDLFAGAPIREPHQLELSVDGERVAVFHLTPPDPDRDQGAAYNRGPDSLRARVQVGAGPRVVTAAFIKKTSALAESVRQPFDRPHGEGDYLLYQPHLGTLTISGPFNTLGAGDTPSRSRIFVCRPEGEAGETPCAREIISTLARRAYRRPVTAADVDALLVFYDEGRATGGFEAGVERAVRALLVSPDFLFRVVSDPPGTASGAPYRLSDLELASRISFFLWSSIPDDELLDAAAAGRLRDPGVLERQVRRMLADPRSEALAKNFAGQWLRLRNISGALPSDVLFPDFGESLRQDFVRETELFFDSVMREDRSVTELLTADYTFLNERLARHYGVTGVYGSDFRRVALTDRNRRGLLGQGSILTVTSYSDRTSPVGRGKWVLENVLGTPPPPPPPNVPELEPAEDSGRVLAMRERMEQHRANPVCASCHRLMDPLGLALENFDAVGRWRGHMPGGIAIDASGAMPDGTPFDGPADLRGLLVRNPEQFVTVVAEKLLTYALGRGVEYYDAPAVRRITRAAAEHDYGLASLIVGVVKSTPFQMRLARTDAAAN; encoded by the coding sequence ATGACGCGACGCTTACTCGTCCTCTTCGGCGTCTGGATGGTAGCCGGGATGGTGTGGCTCGCGCCTGCGGCGACGGCCGGCCCGGGGCAGGATCCTGCTGCTGCGGAGCCCTCGCCGGTAGCCGCCCACGAGGCGCTGCTTCAGCGCTACTGCCTGACGTGCCACAACGAGCGGCTCGCCGCCCGCGGCACGGTTCCGATCGCGTTGCGCACCGGCGACCTGGCCGACGTGCCGGGCACGGCGGACGTCTGGGAGAAGGTGATCCGCAAGCTCCGCACGGGTTCGATGCCGCCGGCCGGCAGACCGCGTCCCGAGGCGGAGGCCAGCGACGCGCTCGCGGCCTGGCTGGAGACCGAGATCGACCGCGTCGCCGCCACCCATCCCAATCCGGGACGGACGGAGCCGCTGCACCGCCTCAACCGCACGGAGTACCAGAACGCGATCCGCGATCTGCTGGCGTTCGACGTCGACGCCGCGGCGCTGGTTCCGGCCGACGATCAGAGCTACGGGTTCGACAACATCGCGGGGGTGCTGAAGGTTTCGCCGACGCTGCTCGAGCGGTACATGAACGCGGCGCGCACGATCAGCCGCCTGGCCGTCGGGGCGTCGCCGCTGGCGCCGGCCGGCGAGACGTTCCGCATCGTATCGGACCTGTCCCAGTATCAGCATCGGGACGGCCTGCCGTTCGGGACGCGCGGAGGCATGTCCGTCGAGTACAACTTCCCGCGCGACGCCGAGTACGAGATCGAGCTGGAGCTGCTCGACCTGTTCGCCGGCGCCCCGATCCGCGAGCCGCACCAGCTCGAGCTCAGCGTCGACGGCGAGCGGGTCGCCGTCTTCCACCTGACGCCGCCCGACCCCGACCGCGATCAGGGCGCGGCCTACAACCGCGGTCCCGACTCGCTGCGGGCCCGCGTGCAGGTCGGGGCCGGCCCGCGGGTGGTGACGGCGGCGTTCATCAAGAAGACCAGCGCGCTTGCCGAGAGCGTCCGGCAGCCCTTCGACCGGCCGCACGGCGAAGGCGACTATCTGCTGTACCAGCCGCATCTGGGCACGCTGACCATCTCCGGCCCGTTCAATACGCTCGGGGCCGGCGACACGCCGTCACGGAGCCGCATCTTCGTCTGCCGGCCGGAGGGCGAGGCCGGCGAGACGCCGTGCGCGCGGGAGATCATCTCGACGTTGGCGCGGCGGGCCTACCGGCGGCCGGTGACCGCCGCGGATGTCGACGCCCTGCTCGTCTTCTACGACGAGGGCCGGGCCACGGGCGGCTTCGAGGCCGGCGTCGAGCGGGCGGTCCGCGCCCTCCTCGTGAGCCCCGACTTTCTGTTTCGCGTGGTGTCGGATCCGCCCGGGACCGCGTCCGGGGCTCCCTACCGCCTGAGCGACCTGGAGCTGGCGTCGCGCATCTCGTTCTTCCTCTGGAGCAGCATTCCGGACGACGAGCTGCTGGACGCCGCCGCCGCGGGGCGGCTGCGGGATCCCGGCGTCCTGGAACGGCAGGTGCGGCGGATGCTGGCCGACCCGCGGTCCGAGGCGCTGGCGAAGAACTTCGCCGGCCAGTGGCTGCGACTGCGCAACATCTCGGGCGCCCTCCCGTCGGACGTGCTCTTCCCCGACTTCGGCGAGAGCCTGCGGCAGGACTTCGTCCGGGAGACCGAGCTGTTCTTCGACAGCGTCATGCGCGAGGACCGGAGCGTCACCGAGTTGCTGACCGCCGATTACACGTTCCTCAACGAACGCCTCGCCCGGCACTACGGCGTAACCGGCGTCTACGGCAGCGATTTCCGGCGCGTGGCGCTGACCGACCGCAACCGGCGCGGCCTGCTCGGCCAGGGCAGCATCCTGACCGTCACCTCGTACTCCGACCGTACGTCGCCGGTCGGACGCGGCAAGTGGGTGCTGGAGAACGTCCTCGGGACGCCGCCGCCGCCGCCGCCGCCCAACGTCCCGGAGCTGGAGCCGGCCGAGGACTCGGGCAGGGTGCTGGCGATGCGCGAGCGGATGGAGCAGCACCGGGCGAACCCGGTCTGCGCGAGTTGCCATCGGTTGATGGACCCGCTGGGGTTGGCCCTGGAGAACTTCGACGCGGTGGGCCGCTGGCGCGGGCACATGCCGGGCGGCATCGCCATCGACGCGTCCGGTGCGATGCCCGACGGGACGCCGTTCGACGGCCCCGCGGATCTGCGCGGGCTGCTCGTCCGGAACCCGGAACAGTTCGTCACGGTCGTGGCCGAGAAGCTGCTGACCTACGCGCTCGGCCG
- a CDS encoding cytochrome c produces the protein MSFGGWPTTAVSTRRPTLPSPPDSGPGHRTMQTGSTTVRQRRLHVSIPAAAVVLLSVANLSGGVFEAQAGQDGRTVWDGVYTAGQAARGKVVYDTSCGACHLPDMSGSDEARPLAGERFMQDWREDTLHTLFVRIRNLMPFDEPATLSADAYLDSVAYILEFNGFPPGERELTSEGLEDIRIEGRDGPAEVPSFALVEVVGCLTEDAGGWLLTNSTRAVRTRDPSASTEDELSSLGSRPTGTRTFGLMNVYPNPAEHAGHRMAVKGFLIRDPNGDRINVSSLGMVADACAR, from the coding sequence ATGTCATTCGGGGGCTGGCCGACGACGGCTGTCTCTACGCGGCGGCCGACGTTGCCGTCACCCCCTGATTCCGGGCCGGGCCACAGGACCATGCAGACAGGATCGACAACCGTGCGGCAGAGGCGTCTTCACGTGTCAATACCGGCGGCGGCCGTCGTGCTGCTGTCGGTGGCCAACCTGTCCGGCGGCGTGTTCGAGGCGCAGGCGGGCCAGGACGGGCGGACGGTGTGGGACGGCGTCTACACGGCCGGGCAGGCGGCGCGCGGCAAGGTCGTCTACGACACCAGTTGCGGTGCGTGCCATCTGCCCGACATGAGCGGTTCGGACGAGGCGCGCCCGCTCGCCGGCGAGCGCTTCATGCAGGACTGGCGCGAGGACACGCTGCACACGCTGTTCGTCCGCATCCGCAACCTGATGCCGTTCGACGAGCCCGCGACCCTCAGCGCCGACGCCTACCTCGACAGCGTCGCCTACATCCTCGAGTTCAACGGGTTCCCGCCCGGCGAGCGCGAGTTGACGTCGGAGGGCCTCGAGGACATCCGGATCGAGGGCCGGGACGGGCCGGCCGAGGTGCCGAGCTTCGCCCTGGTGGAGGTGGTCGGTTGCCTGACCGAGGATGCCGGCGGCTGGCTGCTGACGAACAGCACCCGGGCCGTTCGCACGCGGGACCCGTCCGCCTCGACCGAGGACGAGCTGAGCTCCCTCGGCTCCCGTCCGACGGGCACGCGGACCTTCGGCCTGATGAACGTCTACCCGAATCCGGCCGAGCACGCCGGACACCGGATGGCGGTCAAGGGATTCCTGATCCGCGACCCGAACGGCGATCGGATCAACGTCAGCTCGCTCGGGATGGTCGCCGATGCCTGCGCGCGGTAG
- a CDS encoding STAS domain-containing protein — MRINWEQREGAAIARMEGRIDSSNTVEFERVLESGLNPTARTVVLDFEKVAFMSSAGLRVVLMLAKQLRKRGAQAAVCSLPGPIREVFSVSGIDRIVPTHGSDKQAIDALSADPGSGEQEPPILRGEIDFDVVGDNLKDIAGFTIEKYEYINECTLSEEMREEALVRINDALWQRVEQLKRQRMLVLKEMFIAASRALDEVVESGAD, encoded by the coding sequence ATGCGAATCAACTGGGAACAGCGGGAAGGCGCCGCGATCGCCAGGATGGAGGGACGCATTGACAGCTCCAATACGGTGGAGTTCGAGCGCGTCCTCGAATCCGGTCTGAACCCGACCGCCAGGACCGTGGTGTTGGACTTCGAGAAGGTCGCCTTCATGAGCAGCGCGGGACTGCGGGTCGTGCTGATGCTGGCCAAGCAGCTCAGGAAACGAGGCGCGCAGGCGGCCGTCTGCTCGCTCCCAGGGCCGATTCGCGAGGTCTTCTCGGTGAGCGGCATCGACAGGATTGTGCCGACGCACGGCTCCGACAAGCAGGCGATCGATGCGCTGTCCGCCGATCCGGGCTCCGGCGAGCAGGAGCCTCCGATTCTCCGGGGCGAGATCGATTTCGATGTCGTAGGCGACAACCTGAAGGACATCGCCGGATTCACGATCGAGAAGTACGAGTACATCAACGAGTGCACGCTCTCCGAAGAGATGCGCGAGGAAGCGCTGGTCCGCATCAACGACGCCTTGTGGCAGCGCGTCGAGCAGTTGAAGCGCCAGCGTATGCTGGTCCTGAAGGAGATGTTCATCGCCGCGTCGCGAGCGTTGGATGAAGTCGTCGAATCCGGCGCAGACTGA
- a CDS encoding MBL fold metallo-hydrolase — protein MREMKMIAGMSAAVLAVAVVISAARPAAEQTITADELAELTAIRPVPGKNGLYVIPGYDGGVTGGNVAVRVTNDGVIIVDNKFPHSFRMIMSEVRKVTSLPIKYVLDTHHHGDHAGSNADFMAVGEVISHKNARRNMLRNNQPGAPRIVFSDETSVFLGGVEARAHHFGRGHTNGDAVIYFPELRTIHTGDLFIWGQRSDGSTLAPFMDYNNGGSGLAWTATLDGVLALDFDTVIPGHGPVLSKDEVRIFRDRMQTLQDRMRAAVEAGASRDDVPDRVQTADLDWPFRPAALQALYDEVSADR, from the coding sequence ATGCGTGAAATGAAGATGATTGCGGGAATGTCGGCGGCCGTGCTGGCCGTGGCGGTAGTGATCTCGGCCGCACGGCCAGCGGCCGAGCAAACGATCACCGCCGACGAGCTCGCGGAACTGACGGCCATCCGGCCGGTGCCGGGCAAGAACGGGCTGTACGTGATTCCGGGCTACGACGGCGGCGTGACCGGCGGCAACGTGGCGGTCCGGGTAACCAACGACGGCGTGATCATCGTCGACAACAAGTTCCCGCACAGCTTTCGGATGATCATGTCCGAGGTCCGCAAGGTGACGTCGCTTCCGATCAAGTACGTCCTCGACACCCATCATCACGGCGACCACGCCGGCAGCAACGCCGACTTCATGGCGGTCGGCGAGGTGATCTCGCACAAGAACGCGCGCCGGAACATGCTTCGCAACAACCAGCCCGGGGCGCCGCGCATCGTCTTCAGCGACGAGACGTCGGTGTTCCTCGGCGGGGTCGAGGCGCGGGCGCATCACTTCGGGCGCGGCCACACGAACGGCGACGCGGTCATCTACTTCCCCGAGCTGCGAACGATACACACCGGCGATCTCTTCATCTGGGGGCAGCGGTCCGACGGCAGCACGTTGGCGCCCTTCATGGACTACAACAACGGCGGGAGTGGCCTGGCCTGGACGGCCACGCTGGACGGCGTGCTGGCGCTCGACTTCGATACCGTGATTCCGGGCCACGGCCCGGTCCTCTCGAAGGACGAGGTGCGCATCTTCCGCGACCGGATGCAGACGTTGCAGGATCGCATGCGGGCGGCGGTCGAGGCGGGCGCCAGCCGCGACGACGTGCCGGACCGGGTGCAGACCGCCGATCTCGACTGGCCGTTCCGTCCGGCGGCGCTGCAGGCGCTCTACGATGAGGTGTCCGCGGACCGGTAG
- a CDS encoding ankyrin repeat domain-containing protein, whose translation MYAPTSLTCGRTSPTCVPTSQRYAPTSGVWTIASEPSRSRSPARHLRRASDEAQPFISREIAKQAGSGRTEMRIADKVAGLSLRVVLLAVFGMSLAGTATAAPARDLPLVEAARAADADAVRALLERNVDVDGAETDGTTALHWAAYRGQVETARLLLGAGADVEAANRYGVTPLALAAGRGSAAIVEALLDAGADPNTTLPEGETVLMTAARTGDVDVLRLLLARGADLRARESWRGQTALHWAAAENHPAAVHALIELGAAVDERSTAGWSALLYAARAGRADAVVALLEAGADVNDTIRPPATEDDAPEDARRDPTIGTSALVLAVMNGHFSLAQYLVERGADPNAAEQGWTALHQLAYTRRPNSGKGMPPVVLLDRVDTLALARFLLDNGADPNARQTARFNNRERNNLNRVGATPYLLAAKHADPPLMRLLAEYGADSRLPTEGNASPLMVAAGVGIFNLGESAGTNEEAFEAVQLAWELGDHNVNGADDRGYTALHGAALRGANPIVEFLAERGADLLAESQEGWTPLRIADGVHYTGTVKRADHTAELLRRIMRDSGVYDAARHQKDVNSVAVVKPAGQ comes from the coding sequence ATGTACGCGCCGACTTCGCTGACGTGCGGGCGGACTTCGCCGACTTGCGTACCGACCTCGCAGAGGTACGCGCCGACGTCCGGCGTCTGGACGATCGCGTCCGAGCCGTCGAGATCGCGATCGCCGGCACGGCATCTCCGCCGGGCGAGTGACGAAGCGCAGCCGTTCATTTCGCGAGAGATCGCGAAGCAAGCAGGATCGGGGAGAACCGAAATGCGGATAGCCGACAAAGTGGCGGGGTTGTCGTTGCGCGTTGTGCTCCTGGCGGTCTTCGGCATGTCGCTCGCCGGTACGGCTACGGCAGCGCCTGCCCGTGATCTGCCCCTGGTGGAAGCCGCCCGGGCCGCCGACGCCGACGCCGTCCGGGCCTTGCTGGAGAGGAACGTCGACGTCGACGGCGCCGAGACGGACGGAACCACCGCCCTGCACTGGGCCGCGTACAGGGGTCAGGTCGAAACCGCGCGGCTCCTGCTCGGCGCGGGCGCCGACGTGGAGGCCGCCAACCGCTACGGCGTCACCCCGCTCGCACTGGCTGCCGGCCGCGGCAGCGCGGCCATCGTGGAGGCGCTCCTCGACGCCGGCGCCGACCCGAACACGACGCTGCCGGAGGGCGAGACCGTGCTGATGACCGCAGCGCGGACCGGCGACGTCGACGTGCTGCGGCTGCTGCTGGCCCGCGGCGCGGACCTGCGCGCACGCGAGAGCTGGCGCGGGCAGACCGCGCTGCACTGGGCCGCCGCAGAGAATCATCCGGCCGCCGTCCATGCGCTGATCGAGCTCGGCGCAGCCGTCGACGAACGTTCCACGGCCGGCTGGTCCGCGCTGTTGTACGCGGCCCGCGCGGGCAGGGCCGACGCCGTGGTGGCGCTCCTCGAAGCGGGGGCCGACGTCAACGACACCATACGGCCGCCCGCCACCGAGGACGACGCTCCGGAGGACGCCCGGCGCGACCCGACCATCGGCACCAGCGCCCTGGTGCTCGCGGTGATGAACGGGCACTTCTCGCTGGCGCAGTACCTCGTCGAGCGCGGGGCCGATCCCAACGCGGCGGAGCAGGGCTGGACCGCGTTGCACCAGTTGGCCTACACCCGGCGCCCGAACTCCGGCAAGGGCATGCCGCCGGTGGTGCTGCTCGACCGCGTCGACACCCTGGCCCTCGCGCGCTTCCTGCTCGACAACGGCGCCGACCCCAACGCACGCCAGACCGCGCGGTTCAACAACCGCGAGCGAAACAACCTGAACCGCGTCGGCGCCACGCCGTACCTGCTCGCCGCGAAGCATGCCGACCCGCCGCTGATGCGCCTGCTGGCGGAGTACGGCGCCGACTCGCGGCTGCCGACCGAGGGCAACGCGTCGCCCCTGATGGTGGCGGCCGGGGTCGGCATCTTCAACCTGGGCGAGAGCGCCGGGACCAACGAGGAGGCGTTCGAGGCCGTGCAGCTCGCCTGGGAGCTGGGCGATCACAATGTCAACGGGGCCGACGACCGGGGCTACACGGCGCTGCACGGCGCCGCGCTGCGGGGCGCGAACCCGATCGTGGAGTTCCTGGCCGAGCGGGGCGCCGATCTCCTTGCGGAGAGCCAGGAGGGCTGGACGCCATTGCGCATCGCGGACGGGGTGCACTACACCGGCACGGTGAAGCGCGCCGACCACACCGCGGAGCTGTTGCGTCGGATCATGCGGGACAGCGGGGTCTACGACGCCGCGAGGCACCAGAAGGACGTGAACAGCGTGGCCGTGGTGAAGCCGGCCGGCCAGTAG